From Prosthecobacter vanneervenii:
GCCCTCTTTCGGGCAGTCCGTCAGGTGCGGGTCTTTCATGGATTGTCTGGCCTCAAACTGATGGCCACACGTCTGGCATTCGTAGTCGTAGGTGGGCATGGTGTTTTTTTTGAAAAGGCTGCGCGGGGATTGAGAGGTTGCGCAGCGGGGGTGGAGTATGCCGCTTTGCCTCATGGGCTGCAAAAGGATTTTCCCCTCCACTTGACCCTATTTGCAATCAAAGCTCGACATCGACGTGGTGGTCGATGTATTATCCGGCCATGGCTTCGCCGTTTCAGGAAACCACATTCTTGAGGAATCTTTATGCCACTCCCGCCGACTGGCAGCGCGATTTGTTTTATTCAGTAGTGCGCGCAGGCCATCTGAAGGCAGGCTATGAGCACCGCATCGAGCGCGAGACCTACCCCGGCCACGAGCTCATTCTCTGTCTCAAAGGTCGCGGCTGGGTCCAGATCGCGGGCAAGCGCCACGAAGTCGGCCCCGGCGCGCTCCTGTGGGTCAACTGCCACCATCCTCACCTCTACGGTGCTGCAAAAAAGGATCCCTGGGAGCTCTACTGGATGCGTGTGGAAGGCCGTCCGCTGGACCGCATTGCCGAGCTCCTGCAGGTGCGCTCCCAGCCCGTGCTGGAGGGCATCAATGAGCAGCTCGTTGCCAGTGAATTTGAGTGCGCCTTTGAGCAAATGAGCGGCACCCGCCCCAGCGATGCCGCCCAGGCCAGCGCCGCCGTGGCCTCCATCATCGGCCAGGCCTTCCACGTCCGCCTTTCGGAGCCGGGCCAGGTGCAGCCCGAGCTGCCCTCCGCCGTCTCCAAGGCCCTCGAGCGCATGCGCCTCTACTTCCATCTCCCCATGCGTGTGGTGGAGCTGGCCCAGCTCAGCGGCATGAGCGAGAGCCACTTCAGCCGCCAGTTCAAAGCCGCCATCGGCACCAGCCCCATCGACTGGCTGCGTCGGGAGCGCATCAATCAGGCCAAGCGCCGCCTCATCGAATCCGACGACCCCGTCAAGGAGATCGCCCGTCAGGTGGGCTACCACGACCAGTTCTTCTTCTCCAAGGACTTCAAGAAGATGACCAAGCTCACTCCCACGCAGTTCCGCGAGCAGGAAAAGCAGTCATAATAGCCCTCAGCTCGGCAGCGACTTGTGCTGCTTCACCCGCTCCTCCAGCCACGCATGCGTGCGGCGGAAAATAAAGTCCAGCAGCAGCGCCAGCACCGCGCCTGCAAACGCCCCGCCGATCCCGCCATACACGGCGATCATCCAGCTCTCATCCACCTTCTCCAGCACCGCACGGCCCACCCAGGCAGTCACGGCTCCGGCAGGGATGCCCGCCAGAATGCCACACTGCAGCAGTAGCGCCCGCACGGCGGTGGCAGGCCGCTTGGTCAGGAAGCCCAGCGCCACAGAGCTGGAAATCACCCCCAGCATCGTCAGCCCCGCGGCGATGGCACAGGCAAAAAGGCCTGCTCCGATCCCGATGCCGATGAGAACAACCATGACAAGCAGCATGATGAGGCCGGGAAAGATCATGACATCAGCATCAAACTCAAATCTCGAATTTCAAATCCCCATTTCATCGCCACTGTCAGCACCATGAGCACCACACACGAACCCCAGGGCCTCCTCGGCATGAAGCCGGAGGAGATCGCCGCCGTGTTTGCGGAGCTGGGGCAGCCCGCTTTTCGTGCCAAGCAGCTTGTCGAATGGGTCTTTGCCAAACGCGCCGCCAGCTTGGAGGAGATGACCAATCTGCCCAAGGCCACCCGCGAGGCCCTGGCCACCCGCTTCGTCACGCGCACCATGAGCATCGCCAAGGTTACCGGCTCTCGCGATACGACTCGTAAATTCCTCCTCAAACTCCGCGACGGCCGCTATGTCGAGACCGTGCTCATCCCGGCCAATCCTGCCCTCTACGGCGGTGCCTCCGACCGCCGTACCCTCTGCGTCTCCAGCCAGGTGGGCTGCGCCTACGACTGCAAATTCTGCGCCAGCGGCCTCGCCGGCTTCACCCGTAATCTCACTGCGGCCGAGATCGTCGAGCAGATCGTGCAGGTGGAGGCCTACGCTGGAGAGCGTGTGGACAACCTTGTCTTCATGGGCATGGGAGAGCCCCTGGCCAATTTCTCCAACGTCACCAAGGCCATCGAGATCCTGAATGCAGAGTGGGGCATCGGCATCGGTGCGCGGCACATGACCGTCAGCACCAGCGGACTGGCCCCGCAGATCAAAAAGCTGGCGGATTTCCCGCTGCAGATCCGCCTGGCCATCTCCCTGCATGGCGCCACCGACGAGGTGCGCGACCAGATCATGCCGGTGAACCGCAAGCACAACCTCGCCGAACTCTTCGAGGCGCTCGACTACTGGAACCAGAAGCGGAAGCAGTTCCTTACCTTTGAGTTCATTCTCATCGCCAATGTGAATGACAGTCTGCCGCAGGCCCAGGCCCTGGCCAAACGCGCCCGCAGCGCCAATGCCAAGGTAAACCTCATCCCTTACAACACCGTCGATGGCCTCGACTGGGTGCGCCCAAGCGAGGCCAGTCAGGATGCCTTTCTCGCTGTGCTTACGAATGCGGGTGTCACCGCCACGCTGCGCCGGGAAAAAGGCCACGACATCGCTGCAGCCTGCGGTCAGCTCCGTCTCAAGCAGGAGACAGAGCTTGGCATCATCGAATCGCCCATCCCCGCCAAGCGCATCACCATCGGCGGCGGCGCTGGCTGAGATCTGGTCTTATCGTACTTTGCTTCGTGTAGGTTTCCGCACCGCTGCGGCAGGGGCGCGTTTCACGGGGCGCTTGAGCTTGGGCACCACGGGCTTGGAGACAGGGGCTGCCTGCGCTTCCTTCAGCTCACGCAGCTCTTTTTCCACCTGCGCCAGACGGCGGGAGGTGGCTTCCAGCTTGCGCACCACGAGGCGGGCCACAAACTCATAGAGGGCCGCGTGGAAATCCGGATCCTGCTCGCGCGGATGGATGTCCTGCAAAAACTTCTGGTCCACCGCCAGGCATACCGCCTTTGAAGAGGCGAGCACGGAGGCGAGACGCTTGTCATGGTTCACGAGCGCCAGCTCGCCAAAAACTTCCCCGATGCGGGTGATGGAGGCCACCTTCTTGGTGCCGACCCGCACCTCCAGCTCACCGCTGAGCAGGACGTAGATGCGGGAGTCGATGCTGCCTTCTTGGATGATGCAATCTCCTGGCTCGCACTGCAGCAGGCTGCTGGAATTGAGCACATCATCGAGCTGGTCATCGCTGAAACTGGCGAGAGCCGGAACCGCACGCAGAGGCGACGGGTTGTGCTTCTCGTCATGGATGTAAGCAAACTCTTTCATGGAACTACGGGATTGTGTCAGGAGGAAGGCGGCGTGGACAAGATAAATTTTGGTCAATTTCCGCCACTTTTCACAGCGGCATCATAGGCGGGCCAGAAGCTCGCAGGGGGCATCAGGTCCTTGCCACCATCGTCAAAACGCGTGCCGATCTCCTGCAGCGGCAGCTCTTTCGCCACATCAATGCCTGCCTTGATGCTCGCAGGGCTGAAAACCAGCCTTGTCAGCTTCATGCCCTTTAGCGGTGTCAGATCTGTCACAGGCGTTTCGCCAATGTGCAGGCGCTGCAGCGCCGTGCCGCTCAGCGGGGAGAGGTCCTTCACCTTCGTGCGGTGCAGCGTTACGCTTACCAGCGGCACCGTTTTTAGGGCACGGATGTCTTCCACTGGGCAGTCTGTCAGCCACAGCATCTGGATCGGGCAGTGCGCGATCCCCGAAATGTCTCCGATCGGGCAGCCCACCGCGTTCAGCTCCACCAGCGGCATTTTTTCCAGCGCCGCCAGGTTCTCCACGGGCGTGCGGCTCAGGTAGAGCTTCTCCAGCGGCATGCCACGCAGGGCGGAGAGATCTTTGACCTTCGTGTCCTCCAGGTACAGCTCCACCAGCTTTTTGCCCTGCAGCGGCCTCAGGTCGGTGATCGGTGTCTCGCTCAGATCCAGCGCCAGCGGCTCGATATGCTCCAGAAACTTCACATTCTCGATCTTCGCCCCGCGCAAGCTCAGCGCGATCACGTTGCCATTCTCGATGTTAAACTGCCCGTCCCCCAGGTACCCCGGGTTGTGGTACTTGATCTCCGTGTGCATCATCTCCTGCGTCCAATAGACCTTCTTTGGCTCCTCTTTGGCAGGCGCTGGGGCAGGAGCAGCAGGGGCCGCTGCCTTGTTTTCCGCTGCAGGCTTGGCCGCCTCCGCAGGCGCATTTTTCTTGGGCTCATCACCACACTGAGTCAGGAGCAGAGGCAGTACAAGGAGCAGGCTGGGCTTCATGGCACCGGCATGCCGGATTTCCCCGCTCCTTGCAAGCCGGAAGTGAAACAACAACGGCAAACGGACGTTTTCGCACCATCATCATGCGCCCGCTTCTTCTCCTTGCCTCACTGTTTCTCGTATCGTCCGCCTTCGCTGCCAAACCCAACGTCCTGCTCATCATCGCCGACGATCTGGGCTACAACGATGTCGGCTTTCAGGGTTCCAAGGAGATCACCACGCCCAATCTCGACAAGCTGGCCGCACGCAGCCTCGTCTGCACCAATGGCTATGTCTCCCACCCTTTCTGCAGCCCCACGCGCGCAGGCATCATGACCGGGCGCTACCAGCACCGCTTTGGCCATGAAAACAATCCCGCCTGGGTGCCGCAGGATACCGTGGCAGGCCTTCCGCTCACGGAGACCACCTTTCCGCAGCTCATGCGCCAGGCCGGCTACGTCACGGGTGCCGTGGGCAAGTGGCACCTCGGCGCGCATCCGCAGTTCCACCCGAATGAGCGCGGTTTTGATGAATACTTCGGCGCTCTCGGCGGCGGGCATCAGTACTTTCCCGGAGACAAAGGCGGCGTGGAGTACACCATCCCTCTCAATCGCAACGGCAAGGACGAAGCGCAGACCAAGTACCTCACTGAGCAGTTTGGCGATGAGGCTTCGTCATTCGTGGAGCGCCACGCTGGCAAGGACAAGCCCTGGATGCTCTATCTCGCCTTCAATGCCCCGCACACACCTCTCCAGGCTCCGCAGAAGTGGCTGGATAGGTACTCCCAGCTTGCCGACAAAAGCCGCCAGACCTACGCCGCCATGGTCTCGGCCATGGACGAAGCCATCGGTGCCGTGCTCGCCAAACTGGAAGCCACCAAGCAGGACGAGAACACACTCATCTATTTTGTCAGCGACAACGGAGGTCCTAATCTCCAGGCGAAAAGCGGCACCAACTTCACCAGCAACGCTCCCCTGCGTGGGGCCAAGGGCATGGTCTATGAAGGCGGCATGCGTGTGCCCTTCCTCGTCAGCTGGCCCGCAAGGATCAAGCCCGGCAAATACGAGCAGCCCGTCATCGCACTCGACTTCCTGCCCACCTCTCTGGCCGCTGCAGACTCCGCAGAGCTGACGCCGAAAAATCTGGATGGCGTGAATCTGCTGCCCTTCCTCAGTGGCGAAAAACCCGCCGCTCCTCATGACCTCCTCTTCTGGCGCACTGGCGGCCCCGGAGGCAACAACGCCGTGCGTCGTGGCAGCATGAAGCTCGTGCGTCTCGGCAAGGCGGAGCCTGAACTCTACGATCTCGCTGCAGACATCGGCGAGTCCAAAAACCTCGCCGCTGATAAGCCCGAAGTGGTCAAGGAACTCGTCTCCGCCATCGCCGATTGGGAAAAAGGCACCATCGCCCCCATCTTCGAAAGCCCCAAGCAGGGCAAACCTGCCGCGAAGAAGAAAAAGAAATAGCCTGATTCGCAGCGTTTCTGGCAGCATGAGGTTCATCATGCTGCGCCCGTTCCTTTTCCTTCTCTTCGTCTCCGTCGCCATGGCGGACGACTTTGATTCGCTGCGCGCCGTGGTGTCCAAAGCTGTCACCAAACAAAACCCTGCCGGTGCTGTGCTGTGGTTGGAGAGCGGAGATCAAAAGCTCACTCTCGTCGAAGGCCAGCGGGCACTCCTGCCGGCCAAAGAGGCCATGACTGAAGACACGGTCTTTGATGCGGCTTCTTTGACCAAGGTCGTTGCCACCCTGCCCAGCGTTTTGATCCTCATGCAGCAGGGAAAGATCGATCTGGAGGCCGAGGCACGGCGCTACATCCCCGAGATGCGTGCTTGCATCACACTGCGGCACCTGCTTACCCACACCTCCGGCTTCAAGCCGGGCATCCCCAAGGAGCCCGAATGGTCGGGCTACGCGGCGGGCATCGAGCGCGCCATCGCCACCGAGCCCGATGGCCCGCCCGGCCGCTTCTTTCGCTACTCGGACATCAATTTCATTCTGCTTGGCGAGATCGTCCAGCGCGTCAGCGGCATGAAGTTAAACGAGTTCGCCGCGCAGTACGTCTTCGAGCCCCTGCACATGGACTCCACCCGCTTCCTCCCGCCTGATGAGTGGAAGCCACGCATCGCCCCCACGGAGAAAGACGAGAGCGGCACCATGCTGCGTGGCGTGGTGCATGATCCCACCTCTCGCAAAATGGGCGGCGTCGCCGGGCACGCCGGCCTCTTCACCACCGCAGGCGATCTGGCCAAATATGCGCGCATGCTCCTCCAGGGCGGAGCCGGTGTGCTGAAACCGGAAACGGTCAAGCTCATGACCGCACCGCAGACTCCAGCCACCGTCTTTGAGCGCCGCGGCCTCGGCTGGGACATCGACTCCGCATTTAGCAGGCCACGCGGCAAGATTTTCCCCCTCGGTTCCTACGGCCACACCGGCTTCACCGGCACCAGCCTGTGGATCGATCCCGCCTCGCAGTCCTTCGTCATCTTCATGAGCTCCCGCCTGCATCCGCATGGCAAAGGCAGCGTGCGTGACTTGTATGAAGACATTGGCACCACCGCAGCTCAGTGCCTCAAGCTCGCTCCCGCAGCGGGCTCGCTCTGGCCTCGGGCAGAAAAGGAAGTGCCCACCGTGCTCAATGGCATCGACGTGCTTGCCCGCCGAAAATTTGCCGATCTCAAAGGACTTCGCATCGGCCTCATCACCAATCAGACCGGCATCGACGCCCGTCGGCAAAGCACCATCGATCTCCTCGCCAAGGCCCCCGACGTGAAGCTGAAAAAACTTTTCAGCCCCGAGCACGGCATCCGTGGCGAGCTGGACCAGGAAAAGATCAGCAACTCCACCGACAAAAAGACCGGCCTGCCCATCATCAGCCTCTACGGCACCCAGCGCGCACCCACCCAGGAGCAGCTCGCCGACGTGGACGCCCTCGTCTTCGACATCCAGGACATCGGCTGCCGCTTCTACACCTACATCGGCACCATGCGGCTCTGCATGGAGTCCGCCGCCAAGGCCAAAAAAGCCTTCTATGTGCTCGATCGCGTCAACCCCATCGGCGGCCTCCAGGTGGAAGGCCCCGCCGTCATCGATGCCGAAAAACCCACCTCCACCCACGCCATCCCCCTTCGTCACGGCATGACCGCCGGCGAACTCGCCGCCATGATGAACGCCGAGCGCGCCATGCAGTGCGATCTGAAAATCATCCCCGTCGAGGGCTGGCAGCGCTCTCTGCTCTTTGATCAGACAGGTCTCCCCTGGATCAATCCCTCGCCCAACATGCGCTCGCTCAATGCCGCGCTGCTGTATCCTGGTATCGGCCTGCTGGAGTTCAGCATCACCGTCGGTCGCGGCACAGACACCCCCTTTGAAGTCTTTGGCGCACCTTATGTGGATGACCTGCGCCTGTCCTATGAGCTGAACAAACTCGGTCTCCCTGGTGTGCAGTTCACCCCCGTCTGCTTCACCCCCACCGCCAGTATCTTCAAAGGCCAGCCCTGCGGCGGCGTGCGCATGACCATCACCGACCGCGAGGCGCTCCGCCCCGTGGAGCTCGGCGTGGCCGTGGCTTGCACCCTGCAGCGCCTGTATCCCAAAGCCTTCGACCTTCCCAAAGTGGACACCCTCATGAACCGCGCCACCAGCGTCAAAAAAATTGCTGCCGGAGATTCCTGGCGTCAGGTCTTGGCAGACTGGGCGGAGGGTACGCAGGCCTTTGAGCAGCGCCGCAGCGCATTTCTCCGCTACTGATGGACTCCGGGCTTGCCTCCAGACCGCCAGCCTGTGCTAGCATGTACACGATGAATCTACGCCGCTGTCTCCTCGCCTGCACTCTCCTGATCGCCGCCTGCGGCAAAGAAGGCAGCGGGCGCGCTGAATCGCGCGGCACCATCGCCGTCTCGCTCCTCTCTCTGCAAAATCCCTTCTTCAAAGTCATCGGCGACAACGTCGCCGCCGAGGCTGCAAAGCATGGTTACGACACCCTCGTGGTCAGTGCCGACCACGACGTCGCGCGCCAGAGCAATCAGATCAAAGACTTCGTCGTCAAAGACGTGGCCGCCATCGTGCTCAGCCCCGCCGACTCCAAGGCCATCGTTCCCGTCATCCAGGAGGCCAACAAGGCCGGCATCCCCGTCTTCACCGTGGACGTGCCCTGCAACGAGCCCGGCGTCAAAATCACCACCCAGGTGGCCACGGACAACTACGGCGGCGGCAGGATGGCGGGCGAGGCCATGATCGAGGCTCTGCAAGGGAAGGGGGGCAAGATCGGCGTGCTCGACCTCAAGGCGGTCGAATCTTGCATTCTTCGCGTGAAGGGATTCCGCGAAGTCATCGACGCCCACAACGCCACCGCCGTGAGCAAGATCGAGATCGTCAGCCAGCTCGACTGCGGCGGCGCCAATGACAAAGGCTACAAGGTCACCGAAGACATGCTCCAGGCCCAGCCGGATCTCGTGGGCATCTTTGCCATCAATGACCCCGGTGCTCTCGGCGCGCGCGGAGCCCTCGAAAAAGCCGGAAAGGCAGATCGTGTGGTGATCATCGGCTTCGACGGCCAGCCCGAAGGCAAGCAGGCCATCAAAGACGGCAAAATCTACGCCGACCCCATCCAGTTCCCCGACAAGATGGGCCAGGAAGTCGTGCGCGCCTACATGCGCTATTCCAGAGGCGAAGACCTGCCGCCTGCGCTCCTCATTCCCACAAGCCTATACCGCAAAGCCGATGGCGCGGCAGATGCTTCACTCCACTGATCTTCACCATGTCCCTTCACACACCATTCACCCTCATCGCTCTGCTGCTCCTCAGCTCAGCCACGCTCCGCGCTGACGAGCCCAAACCTGATTCCGAATTCACCACCACCGATCCCAAGAAGGTCAAAATCCTCGAAGACTCCTCGCGCGAGAAAGATACCGAGATCGACCACTTCCGGCACCTCTGCCCAGGCCTCGGTGGCTATCAGATCATCCATGAAGGCGGCGACCTCCGCAGCTGGATCAATCTCATCTACGACGGCGGAAAGACCGACCTCATGAACGACACCCTTAGCGCCTGCCCAGGTCAGTTTCCAGCCAAGGCCAATAATGTGGTGCAGTGGCGCGGCTTCCGCAAAGGCGGCTCCTTCATGCCTTACGCCGTCATCTACCGCATGATGTCCAGCGCCGATGACGCCAAACAGACTCGCTTGGAGACGCTCGTCATCATCAAGCTCGATGGTCGGAAGTCTCGCGTTGTTGGCCATGTGGATTCCAAGGAAGGAAATGAAAAAGCCGAGATCTTGGCCGACAAGCTCTGCATGCCTTGAGCACTCACGCATGAAACCACCGGCCCCACTCCGTCTTCTGCTGCTTTCAGCGTTCGTCGTCTTCGCCTGCTCACTCCGCGCAGCTGAAGAAGGCCCGCCCCATGTCCGCATCCTTTTCTTCGGCAACAGCTACACCGCCTTCAACCGCATGCCCGGCATGGTGGGGGAGCTCATGTCTTCCTCCGGAATGCTGTCTCCACACATCGGCAGCAGTGTGCATGGCAACTACACCTTGGAACAGCACGCCCACAATGAAGAAGGCCTGGCACTATTGAAAAAAGGGGCCGACGACGGCAAACCTTGGGACGTCGTCGTGGTGCAGGAGCAGAGCATCATCTCCGCCGCCGCCGCTGTGGAGGCAGATTCCAGAAGCCTGATGG
This genomic window contains:
- the rlmN gene encoding 23S rRNA (adenine(2503)-C(2))-methyltransferase RlmN, producing MSTTHEPQGLLGMKPEEIAAVFAELGQPAFRAKQLVEWVFAKRAASLEEMTNLPKATREALATRFVTRTMSIAKVTGSRDTTRKFLLKLRDGRYVETVLIPANPALYGGASDRRTLCVSSQVGCAYDCKFCASGLAGFTRNLTAAEIVEQIVQVEAYAGERVDNLVFMGMGEPLANFSNVTKAIEILNAEWGIGIGARHMTVSTSGLAPQIKKLADFPLQIRLAISLHGATDEVRDQIMPVNRKHNLAELFEALDYWNQKRKQFLTFEFILIANVNDSLPQAQALAKRARSANAKVNLIPYNTVDGLDWVRPSEASQDAFLAVLTNAGVTATLRREKGHDIAAACGQLRLKQETELGIIESPIPAKRITIGGGAG
- a CDS encoding cyclic nucleotide-binding domain-containing protein, with amino-acid sequence MKEFAYIHDEKHNPSPLRAVPALASFSDDQLDDVLNSSSLLQCEPGDCIIQEGSIDSRIYVLLSGELEVRVGTKKVASITRIGEVFGELALVNHDKRLASVLASSKAVCLAVDQKFLQDIHPREQDPDFHAALYEFVARLVVRKLEATSRRLAQVEKELRELKEAQAAPVSKPVVPKLKRPVKRAPAAAVRKPTRSKVR
- a CDS encoding sulfatase, producing the protein MRPLLLLASLFLVSSAFAAKPNVLLIIADDLGYNDVGFQGSKEITTPNLDKLAARSLVCTNGYVSHPFCSPTRAGIMTGRYQHRFGHENNPAWVPQDTVAGLPLTETTFPQLMRQAGYVTGAVGKWHLGAHPQFHPNERGFDEYFGALGGGHQYFPGDKGGVEYTIPLNRNGKDEAQTKYLTEQFGDEASSFVERHAGKDKPWMLYLAFNAPHTPLQAPQKWLDRYSQLADKSRQTYAAMVSAMDEAIGAVLAKLEATKQDENTLIYFVSDNGGPNLQAKSGTNFTSNAPLRGAKGMVYEGGMRVPFLVSWPARIKPGKYEQPVIALDFLPTSLAAADSAELTPKNLDGVNLLPFLSGEKPAAPHDLLFWRTGGPGGNNAVRRGSMKLVRLGKAEPELYDLAADIGESKNLAADKPEVVKELVSAIADWEKGTIAPIFESPKQGKPAAKKKKK
- a CDS encoding exo-beta-N-acetylmuramidase NamZ domain-containing protein yields the protein MLRPFLFLLFVSVAMADDFDSLRAVVSKAVTKQNPAGAVLWLESGDQKLTLVEGQRALLPAKEAMTEDTVFDAASLTKVVATLPSVLILMQQGKIDLEAEARRYIPEMRACITLRHLLTHTSGFKPGIPKEPEWSGYAAGIERAIATEPDGPPGRFFRYSDINFILLGEIVQRVSGMKLNEFAAQYVFEPLHMDSTRFLPPDEWKPRIAPTEKDESGTMLRGVVHDPTSRKMGGVAGHAGLFTTAGDLAKYARMLLQGGAGVLKPETVKLMTAPQTPATVFERRGLGWDIDSAFSRPRGKIFPLGSYGHTGFTGTSLWIDPASQSFVIFMSSRLHPHGKGSVRDLYEDIGTTAAQCLKLAPAAGSLWPRAEKEVPTVLNGIDVLARRKFADLKGLRIGLITNQTGIDARRQSTIDLLAKAPDVKLKKLFSPEHGIRGELDQEKISNSTDKKTGLPIISLYGTQRAPTQEQLADVDALVFDIQDIGCRFYTYIGTMRLCMESAAKAKKAFYVLDRVNPIGGLQVEGPAVIDAEKPTSTHAIPLRHGMTAGELAAMMNAERAMQCDLKIIPVEGWQRSLLFDQTGLPWINPSPNMRSLNAALLYPGIGLLEFSITVGRGTDTPFEVFGAPYVDDLRLSYELNKLGLPGVQFTPVCFTPTASIFKGQPCGGVRMTITDREALRPVELGVAVACTLQRLYPKAFDLPKVDTLMNRATSVKKIAAGDSWRQVLADWAEGTQAFEQRRSAFLRY
- a CDS encoding leucine-rich repeat domain-containing protein codes for the protein MKPSLLLVLPLLLTQCGDEPKKNAPAEAAKPAAENKAAAPAAPAPAPAKEEPKKVYWTQEMMHTEIKYHNPGYLGDGQFNIENGNVIALSLRGAKIENVKFLEHIEPLALDLSETPITDLRPLQGKKLVELYLEDTKVKDLSALRGMPLEKLYLSRTPVENLAALEKMPLVELNAVGCPIGDISGIAHCPIQMLWLTDCPVEDIRALKTVPLVSVTLHRTKVKDLSPLSGTALQRLHIGETPVTDLTPLKGMKLTRLVFSPASIKAGIDVAKELPLQEIGTRFDDGGKDLMPPASFWPAYDAAVKSGGN
- a CDS encoding substrate-binding domain-containing protein, translating into MNLRRCLLACTLLIAACGKEGSGRAESRGTIAVSLLSLQNPFFKVIGDNVAAEAAKHGYDTLVVSADHDVARQSNQIKDFVVKDVAAIVLSPADSKAIVPVIQEANKAGIPVFTVDVPCNEPGVKITTQVATDNYGGGRMAGEAMIEALQGKGGKIGVLDLKAVESCILRVKGFREVIDAHNATAVSKIEIVSQLDCGGANDKGYKVTEDMLQAQPDLVGIFAINDPGALGARGALEKAGKADRVVIIGFDGQPEGKQAIKDGKIYADPIQFPDKMGQEVVRAYMRYSRGEDLPPALLIPTSLYRKADGAADASLH
- a CDS encoding AraC family transcriptional regulator, which translates into the protein MASPFQETTFLRNLYATPADWQRDLFYSVVRAGHLKAGYEHRIERETYPGHELILCLKGRGWVQIAGKRHEVGPGALLWVNCHHPHLYGAAKKDPWELYWMRVEGRPLDRIAELLQVRSQPVLEGINEQLVASEFECAFEQMSGTRPSDAAQASAAVASIIGQAFHVRLSEPGQVQPELPSAVSKALERMRLYFHLPMRVVELAQLSGMSESHFSRQFKAAIGTSPIDWLRRERINQAKRRLIESDDPVKEIARQVGYHDQFFFSKDFKKMTKLTPTQFREQEKQS